A window of the Peromyscus leucopus breed LL Stock chromosome 22, UCI_PerLeu_2.1, whole genome shotgun sequence genome harbors these coding sequences:
- the LOC114685128 gene encoding zinc finger protein 709-like: MEPVTFEDVAVNFTLGEWALLDSYQKELYKDVMKETFSNLISIGKAEEEHIGEDYQNIRRNLSTHMFKGFYEFERGIQYGEAPQQIQEHIVNECTPPGIIVCENGVCKNDVIGLSQSDVHLRGPTVEKPYAYQEHVEKLFKHKKCWKDFTHSESFLTYENPSRQKPYENKLSNEHCRSLTSDQDYEKSHSLCEYKQFETALMTCSYVQSYEKLQTGEKPFVCKQCGETFINSSHLIKHHKIHTREKTFACKYCGKAFIHPRACYNHERTHTGDRPYVCKQCGKACIHSYHLLQHERSHSREKLYACKQCGKVFGRSSYLRKHERIHTGEKPYLCKHCGKAFSDPTTRNNHERTHTGEKHYVCKQCGKAFIRSSQLLIHERIHTGEKPYSCKHCGKAFTYSSACYIHERIHTGEKPYVCKQCGKAFTCSTYLHKHERIHTGEKPYSCKQCGKAFIQHRACYNHERIHTGEKPYVCVQCGHAFTFSKSLQIHERNHTGEKPYVCKQCGKAFTCSTYLHQHERTHNEKKSSG; the protein is encoded by the exons GAGCCAGTAACCTTTGAGGATGTGGCTGTGAACTTCACCCTAGGAGAATGGGCTTTGTTGGATTCCTATCAAAAGGAGCTCTACAAAGATGTAATGAAGGAAACCTTTAGCAACCTGATCTCCATAG GGAAAGCCGAGGAAGAACATATTGGAGAGGATTACCAAAACATTAGGAGAAATCTGAG cacTCATATGTTTAAAGGATTCTATGAATTTGAACGTGGTATTCAGTATGGAGAAGCCCCTCAACAGATTCAAGAGCATATTGTTAATGAGTGCACGCCTCCTGGAATAATAGTATGTGAAAATGGTGTGTGTAAAAATGATGTCATTGGTCTTTCACAGTCAGATGTGCACCTCAGAGGTCCAACTGTAGAGAAACCATATGCATATCAGGAACATGTGGAAAAGCTTTTTAAACATAAGAAATGTTGGAAAGATTTTACACATTCTGAGTCCTTTCTTACCTATGAGAATCCTTCCAGACAGAAACCCTATGAAAATAAACTATCTAATGAGCACTGTAGGAGTCTCACTTCTGATCAAGATTATGAGAAAAGTCATAGTCTCTGTGAATATAAGCAGTTTGAAACAGCTCTCATGACATGTAGTTATGTTCAGTCATATGAAAAACTCCAAACTGGAGAAAAACCATTTGTATGTAAGCAGTGTGGAGAAACCTTCATTAATTCCAGTCATCTTATCAAACATCATAAAATTCATACTAGAGAGAAGACTTTTGCATGTAAGTATTGTGGAAAAGCTTTCATCCATCCAAGGGCCTGCTATAATCATGAACGAACTCACACTGGAGACAGACCTTATGTATGTAAGCAATGTGGGAAAGCATGTATTCATTCTTACCACCTTCTTCAACATGAAAGAAGTCACAGCCGAGAAAAACTTTATGCATGTAAGCAGTGTGGGAAAGTATTTGGACGTTCTTCATACCTTCGTAAacatgaaagaattcacactggagagaaaccttatttGTGTAAGCATTGTGGAAAAGCATTCAGTGATCCCACAACCCGTAACAATCATGAAagaactcacactggagagaaacactATGTTTGTAAACAGTGTGGAAAAGCCTTCATTCGTTCCTCTCAGCTTCTGATCCATgaaagaattcacactggagagaaaccttactcATGTAAACATTGTGGGAAAGCTTTCACCTATTCCAGTGCCTGTTACattcatgaaagaattcacactggagaaaaaccttatGTTTGTAAGCAGTGTGGGAAAGCATTTACATGTTCCACATACCTTCAcaaacatgaaagaattcatactggagagaaaccttattcatgtaagcaatgtgggaaagccttcatcCAACATAGGGCTTGTTACAATCATGAAagaatccacactggagagaaaccatatgtatgtgtgcaatgTGGACATGCATTCACTTTTTCAAAATCccttcaaatacatgaaagaaaccatactggagagaaaccatatgtATGTAAGCAATGTGGGAAAGCATTCACATGTTCTACATATCTTCACCAACATGAAAGAACTCACAATGAGAAGAAATCCAGTGGATAG